ACTTCTTACCATGCTTTGCCATGTTGTTTCCTCCTTTGTGGTAATATCGAAAGTTTCCTTTCTCCCACAATCACGAGGCTACGCCTCGACGACCTTGATGCCCATACTACGTGCAGTACCTGCAACTACCCTCATTGCAGCTTCAATATCTGCTGCATTGAGGTCCGGCATCTTGATTTCTGCGATCTCCCGTACCTGGGCCTTGGTAACCGTCGCCACTTTCACGTCATCAGGAGTACCTGAACCCTTTTCGATCCCCGCTGCCTTTTTCAGTAGTACTGCCGCAGGCGGCGTCTTCGTAATAAAGGTAAAAGATCGATCCTCAAATACGCTAATGACTACGGGAATGAGCATTCCTGCCTGATCAGCCGTCCGGGCATTAAAGCTCTTGCAGAACTCCATAATATTCACCCCGTGTTGTCCTA
This Limnochordia bacterium DNA region includes the following protein-coding sequences:
- the rplK gene encoding 50S ribosomal protein L11 codes for the protein MAKKLVAIVKLQVPAGKATPAPPVGPALGQHGVNIMEFCKSFNARTADQAGMLIPVVISVFEDRSFTFITKTPPAAVLLKKAAGIEKGSGTPDDVKVATVTKAQVREIAEIKMPDLNAADIEAAMRVVAGTARSMGIKVVEA